A single genomic interval of Arachis duranensis cultivar V14167 chromosome 7, aradu.V14167.gnm2.J7QH, whole genome shotgun sequence harbors:
- the LOC107496375 gene encoding probable serine/threonine-protein kinase WNK11 isoform X2: protein MPSVNPDPSDKDAEPFVEVDPTGRYGRYTELLGCGAVKKVYRAFDQEEGIEVAWNQVKLRNFCDDPAMVDRLYSEVRLLRSLAHKNIIALYSVWKDENKNTLNFITEVCTSGNLREYRKKHRHVSLKALKKWSKQILKGLNYLHTHEPCIIHRDLNCSNVFVNGNVGQVKIGDLGLAAIVEKNHSAHSILGTPEFMAPELYDEHYTELVDIYSFGLCVLEMVTLEIPYSECDNVAKIYKKVSSGVRPDALKKVKDPEVKAFIEKCIAQPRARPSASELLKDSFFDELEDDDENDESDL, encoded by the exons ATGCCAAGTGTTAATCCTGATCCAAGTGACAAAGATGCTGAGCCTTTTGTTGAAGTTGACCCTACTGGACGCTATGGTAGATACACAGAGCTATTAGGATGTGGTGCTGTGAAGAAAGTGTACCGTGCATTTGATCAAGAAGAAGGTATAGAAGTTGCATGGAACCAAGTGAAGCTGAGAAATTTCTGTGATGACCCTGCCATGGTGGATAGGCTTTACTCTGAGGTGAGGCTTCTGAGAAGCTTAGCACACAAGAACATCATTGCACTCTACAGTGTTTGGAAGGATGAGAACAAGAACACACTGAATTTCATCACTGAGGTTTGCACAAGTGGGAATCTGAGGGAGTATAGGAAGAAGCATAGACATGTTTCATTGAAGGCACTTAAGAAGTGGTCAAAGCAGATTCTTAAAGGGTTGAATTATTTGCACACTCATGAACCCTGCATCATCCATAGGGACTTGAATTGCAGCAATGTTTTTGTCAATGGGAATGTTGGCCAG GTTAAGATTGGTGACTTGGGTTTGGCTGCAATTGTGGAGAAGAACCATTCAGCACACTCGATCCTCGGCACACCGGAATTCATGGCACCGGAGCTATACGACGAGCACTACACGGAACTGGTGGACATATACTCATTTGGGTTGTGTGTATTGGAGATGGTGACACTTGAGATTCCTTATAGTGAGTGTGACAATGTTGCAAAGATCTACAAGAAGGTTTCTTCTGGTGTGAGGCCAGATGCACTGAAAAAGGTTAAGGATCCAGAGGTGAAGGCATTCATTGAGAAGTGCATTGCTCAACCAAGGGCAAGACCTTCTGCTTCTGAGCTTCTTAAGGATTCTTTCTTTGATGAACTTGAAGATGATGACGAAAATGATGAATCTGATTTGTGA
- the LOC107496375 gene encoding probable serine/threonine-protein kinase WNK11 isoform X1 has product MMPSVNPDPSDKDAEPFVEVDPTGRYGRYTELLGCGAVKKVYRAFDQEEGIEVAWNQVKLRNFCDDPAMVDRLYSEVRLLRSLAHKNIIALYSVWKDENKNTLNFITEVCTSGNLREYRKKHRHVSLKALKKWSKQILKGLNYLHTHEPCIIHRDLNCSNVFVNGNVGQVKIGDLGLAAIVEKNHSAHSILGTPEFMAPELYDEHYTELVDIYSFGLCVLEMVTLEIPYSECDNVAKIYKKVSSGVRPDALKKVKDPEVKAFIEKCIAQPRARPSASELLKDSFFDELEDDDENDESDL; this is encoded by the exons ATG ATGCCAAGTGTTAATCCTGATCCAAGTGACAAAGATGCTGAGCCTTTTGTTGAAGTTGACCCTACTGGACGCTATGGTAGATACACAGAGCTATTAGGATGTGGTGCTGTGAAGAAAGTGTACCGTGCATTTGATCAAGAAGAAGGTATAGAAGTTGCATGGAACCAAGTGAAGCTGAGAAATTTCTGTGATGACCCTGCCATGGTGGATAGGCTTTACTCTGAGGTGAGGCTTCTGAGAAGCTTAGCACACAAGAACATCATTGCACTCTACAGTGTTTGGAAGGATGAGAACAAGAACACACTGAATTTCATCACTGAGGTTTGCACAAGTGGGAATCTGAGGGAGTATAGGAAGAAGCATAGACATGTTTCATTGAAGGCACTTAAGAAGTGGTCAAAGCAGATTCTTAAAGGGTTGAATTATTTGCACACTCATGAACCCTGCATCATCCATAGGGACTTGAATTGCAGCAATGTTTTTGTCAATGGGAATGTTGGCCAG GTTAAGATTGGTGACTTGGGTTTGGCTGCAATTGTGGAGAAGAACCATTCAGCACACTCGATCCTCGGCACACCGGAATTCATGGCACCGGAGCTATACGACGAGCACTACACGGAACTGGTGGACATATACTCATTTGGGTTGTGTGTATTGGAGATGGTGACACTTGAGATTCCTTATAGTGAGTGTGACAATGTTGCAAAGATCTACAAGAAGGTTTCTTCTGGTGTGAGGCCAGATGCACTGAAAAAGGTTAAGGATCCAGAGGTGAAGGCATTCATTGAGAAGTGCATTGCTCAACCAAGGGCAAGACCTTCTGCTTCTGAGCTTCTTAAGGATTCTTTCTTTGATGAACTTGAAGATGATGACGAAAATGATGAATCTGATTTGTGA